One window of the Leucobacter komagatae genome contains the following:
- a CDS encoding glycosyltransferase, producing the protein MHILIVTDQHPDSLGGVQVALRLQRRFLERAGHTVSIAAPALHRRGYEQAEQDRGSHINLPSMPITQDREYGLTWPGRRSDRALDRALAAREAAGEPPVDLVHIQGDFWGAMIGLRAAKRHALPVVFTMHNNVDEGTRAVTPLAPLAFAGLRAWRLVSVGRVPRAERERVSASDTGAWRYLAELTAGAALVTAPSGHFAAELERHGVSPLVGVTQGGVDDELIAEVRAVPRASRERPKLVWLGRMSGEKRVLEFVEALGRSGVNADVALHGAGLLLARVERRIEALGLGDRVRVAGPVPYEKALAAMRDADALVQTSIGFETQGLTPYEAAALGTPTVFCDANIAEDLAVTPSWLAPDASVDALAETLRVAVGELAERAGQLRVSPSEGERLLQSTKTAGMIALYERVLGR; encoded by the coding sequence ATGCACATCCTCATCGTCACTGATCAGCACCCCGACTCGCTCGGCGGGGTGCAGGTCGCGCTGCGCCTCCAGCGGCGCTTTCTGGAGCGCGCAGGCCACACCGTGAGTATCGCCGCGCCAGCGCTGCACCGGCGCGGCTACGAGCAGGCGGAGCAGGATCGCGGATCCCACATCAACCTCCCTTCGATGCCGATCACACAGGATCGGGAATACGGCCTCACCTGGCCTGGGAGGCGCAGTGACCGTGCGCTCGATCGCGCGCTCGCCGCGCGCGAGGCGGCCGGCGAGCCCCCGGTGGACCTCGTCCACATCCAGGGCGACTTCTGGGGCGCGATGATCGGGCTCCGGGCGGCCAAGCGGCACGCGCTTCCCGTCGTGTTCACGATGCACAACAACGTCGACGAGGGGACGCGCGCGGTCACGCCGCTTGCCCCGCTCGCGTTTGCGGGCCTGCGAGCGTGGCGGCTGGTCAGCGTTGGGCGGGTGCCGCGCGCCGAGCGCGAGCGGGTCTCCGCGAGCGACACGGGCGCCTGGCGCTACCTGGCCGAGCTCACCGCGGGTGCCGCGCTCGTCACAGCGCCCTCTGGGCACTTTGCGGCGGAGCTTGAACGGCACGGCGTTAGCCCGCTCGTAGGGGTGACGCAGGGCGGCGTCGACGACGAGCTCATCGCTGAGGTGCGGGCCGTGCCGCGCGCCAGCCGAGAGCGGCCCAAACTCGTCTGGCTCGGCCGCATGAGCGGGGAGAAGCGGGTGCTCGAGTTCGTCGAGGCCCTCGGGCGCTCGGGTGTGAATGCCGACGTCGCGCTGCACGGCGCCGGTCTCTTGCTCGCTCGCGTCGAGCGGCGGATCGAGGCGCTCGGCCTGGGCGACCGAGTGCGGGTCGCGGGGCCTGTGCCCTACGAAAAAGCACTCGCTGCGATGCGCGACGCCGACGCCCTCGTGCAGACGTCGATCGGGTTTGAGACCCAGGGGCTCACGCCGTACGAGGCGGCCGCTCTAGGAACGCCGACGGTGTTCTGCGATGCGAACATCGCTGAGGATCTGGCGGTCACCCCATCGTGGCTGGCTCCCGACGCGAGCGTGGATGCGCTCGCTGAGACGCTCAGGGTCGCGGTGGGCGAACTCGCGGAGCGCGCCGGTCAGCTCCGGGTGTCTCCGTCAGAGGGCGAGCGGTTGCTGCAGTCGACCAAGACGGCCGGGATGATCGCGCTCTACGAGCGCGTACTCGGGCGTTAG
- a CDS encoding lipase, with amino-acid sequence MPSPAKPFVVTLVAAVTFALGAAPAGAIETEDFTAAAAAPTISLTTQALSTDTDTAPLAPISSVLAESETTHSSAAHGFDVTAAIAAATAEIGTSRATGWGAPGECIVSAQRWIRAGGGAWTGGGDPVSNYAGALRLSPTEAQPGDVIQYEHLQFPTSWVSGVHTVLVTGVNDDGTYKIIESNNPTGSGYVQADDSWVPKPPAGFQAVAWRF; translated from the coding sequence GTGCCATCACCCGCCAAACCCTTTGTGGTCACGCTCGTCGCAGCTGTGACCTTCGCATTGGGAGCAGCCCCAGCCGGCGCAATCGAGACTGAAGATTTCACGGCGGCAGCTGCCGCACCGACAATCTCTCTCACGACGCAGGCCCTCAGCACCGACACTGATACCGCGCCGCTCGCGCCCATCAGCTCTGTTCTTGCTGAGTCCGAGACCACGCACAGTTCCGCAGCCCACGGGTTCGACGTCACGGCCGCGATCGCGGCGGCGACGGCCGAGATCGGCACGAGTCGCGCAACCGGCTGGGGAGCCCCCGGCGAGTGCATCGTTTCCGCACAGCGCTGGATCCGCGCAGGTGGCGGCGCCTGGACCGGCGGCGGCGACCCCGTCTCGAACTACGCCGGCGCACTCCGCCTGTCGCCGACTGAGGCGCAGCCCGGCGACGTCATCCAGTACGAGCACCTCCAGTTCCCCACCTCGTGGGTGTCGGGCGTGCACACCGTGCTCGTGACGGGCGTGAATGACGATGGCACCTACAAAATCATCGAGTCGAACAACCCGACGGGTTCGGGCTACGTCCAGGCAGATGACTCTTGGGTACCGAAGCCGCCCGCCGGCTTCCAGGCCGTCGCCTGGCGCTTCTAA
- a CDS encoding DUF4229 domain-containing protein, which produces MSEQRKAWTTYIVLRLLFFAVPFAGLYALGLALGLTMTASGIVAAVLAMLIGVSLSILLLSKPREEASESIYAWRNRERTADDVAEDAVLDGESGSN; this is translated from the coding sequence GTGAGTGAACAACGCAAAGCCTGGACCACCTACATTGTGTTGCGCCTGCTGTTTTTCGCGGTGCCCTTTGCCGGGCTGTACGCGCTGGGTCTCGCGCTCGGCCTCACCATGACCGCGTCGGGCATTGTCGCGGCGGTTCTCGCGATGCTCATCGGCGTCTCGCTGTCGATCTTGCTCCTGTCGAAGCCCCGCGAGGAGGCGTCCGAGAGTATTTACGCGTGGCGCAACCGCGAGCGTACCGCTGACGACGTGGCTGAAGACGCTGTGCTCGACGGCGAAAGCGGCTCTAACTAG
- a CDS encoding helix-turn-helix domain-containing protein encodes MPRLHSPAAKTIGLRIREARQALGISMEDLSHLSELSLTSVGKIERGTQSPSAETLVRIASVLEIDPGSLISGLTSRDFGQRSRQYTAREFLREQRAREGAGEDGAAENGTPYRAEPDAS; translated from the coding sequence GTGCCCCGTCTCCACTCACCCGCCGCCAAGACCATTGGACTGCGCATTCGCGAGGCCAGGCAAGCGCTCGGCATCTCAATGGAAGACCTGAGCCACCTCTCAGAGCTCAGCCTCACGAGCGTTGGCAAGATCGAGCGCGGGACGCAGAGCCCCTCGGCCGAAACGCTTGTTCGGATCGCTAGCGTGCTCGAGATTGACCCGGGGTCGCTCATCAGCGGGCTGACGTCACGCGACTTCGGTCAGCGCTCACGGCAGTACACGGCACGGGAGTTCCTCCGCGAACAGCGCGCACGCGAGGGCGCTGGAGAAGACGGTGCCGCAGAAAATGGCACGCCGTATCGAGCCGAACCCGACGCTAGTTAG
- a CDS encoding amino acid ABC transporter ATP-binding protein, with protein sequence MTETLTTTPMVKAEAVSKSYGSNEVLKSISLEVARGEVLCLVGPSGSGKSTFLRCINHLETINAGRLSVDGELVGYRQHGDKIYEMHPKEAAKQRRDIGMVFQRFNLFPHKTALENVMMAPTLLKKGSKAALQSRAMELLARVGLADRHDYYPAHLSGGQQQRVAIARALAMDPKLMLFDEPTSALDPELVGEVLDVMKGLAESGMTMIVVTHEMGFAKQVADKLVFMDGGVVVESGDPVEVLTNPQRERTKAFLSKVL encoded by the coding sequence ATGACCGAAACACTCACAACCACGCCGATGGTGAAAGCTGAGGCGGTCTCTAAGTCGTACGGCTCGAACGAGGTGTTGAAGTCGATCTCGCTCGAGGTCGCCCGCGGCGAGGTCCTCTGCCTCGTTGGCCCCTCCGGGTCGGGAAAGTCAACGTTTCTGCGCTGCATCAACCACCTCGAAACGATCAACGCCGGCAGGCTCTCGGTTGATGGTGAGCTCGTCGGGTACCGGCAGCACGGCGACAAGATCTACGAGATGCACCCGAAAGAGGCCGCGAAGCAGCGGCGCGACATCGGCATGGTGTTCCAACGCTTCAACCTCTTCCCGCATAAGACGGCGCTTGAGAACGTCATGATGGCGCCGACGCTCCTGAAGAAGGGCTCGAAGGCCGCGCTGCAGTCGCGCGCCATGGAGTTGCTCGCGCGGGTGGGGCTTGCCGACCGCCACGACTACTACCCGGCGCACCTGTCGGGCGGGCAGCAGCAGCGCGTCGCGATCGCACGCGCGCTCGCGATGGATCCGAAGCTCATGCTGTTCGATGAGCCGACGAGCGCGCTCGACCCGGAGCTCGTGGGCGAGGTCCTTGACGTAATGAAGGGGCTTGCCGAGAGCGGGATGACGATGATCGTGGTGACGCACGAGATGGGCTTCGCGAAGCAGGTCGCTGACAAGCTCGTGTTCATGGACGGCGGCGTGGTCGTCGAATCTGGGGACCCCGTCGAGGTGCTCACGAACCCGCAGCGCGAGCGCACGAAGGCGTTCCTCTCCAAGGTGCTCTAG
- a CDS encoding PLD nuclease N-terminal domain-containing protein, translating into MVRFIIIGAVIAVAFTLYSLVDAAMTDHSRARGVSKPVWIVIIVLLPVIGAVLWLMIGKGSPTSGPGAQQRLAPDDDPRFTGRQLSDAERDSLRDLEARLKELDNETFPGEKPGDSQTSEDTDQGQDKSR; encoded by the coding sequence ATGGTCAGGTTCATCATTATCGGTGCCGTCATCGCCGTCGCGTTCACCCTGTATTCACTGGTGGACGCCGCGATGACCGACCACTCACGCGCCCGCGGAGTGAGCAAGCCGGTATGGATCGTCATCATCGTGCTGCTGCCGGTCATCGGCGCGGTGCTCTGGCTGATGATCGGCAAGGGCAGCCCGACCTCAGGGCCCGGCGCCCAGCAGCGCCTCGCCCCCGACGACGACCCGCGGTTCACCGGCAGGCAGCTCTCTGACGCCGAGCGCGACTCACTGCGCGACCTCGAGGCCCGGTTGAAGGAGCTCGACAACGAGACGTTCCCCGGCGAGAAGCCTGGTGACTCGCAGACGAGCGAGGACACAGATCAGGGCCAGGACAAGTCACGCTGA
- a CDS encoding LuxR C-terminal-related transcriptional regulator codes for MRALVEDHGLVLCFYVDPARLLRALDAAVAADPAHSDTAQVLQLFLSPPKTQRLRLAPVADGVGERASAALSAKAYLMYMLDLRLKGRPKEALQYSRGLREGAAIIHPLRDVCDGWPQFIAVQQGVTAMLAGDFTAALTSFQEAQMRATMPGLEFLHREALVRAALIHATFGDPGMAASLVGRAASIPRTASWAEASLDATVALVTVMIEEDPVVGIRMLAELDQSRIGEMWPFFIHAEYRVLEAAGAHSRVARRLEELAQLPFARTDGQGYSGSVLSLAEASRRIVTGALRQAKVPLARADQSVVLTRVMSALLEAQTGTAQKAIALAREIRQHTVHLRRMEIWRVSILSGAYLAQGDEARAVNALQEVGQLGRPIDEHEAAYFSAELRALGEQHVPGWPVLADVAATYMDRLPNQGELLTGRELEVLRLLARGLSRQEISDTLFVTLNTLKSQLRSVYRKLGASSREEALRSATSRGLI; via the coding sequence GTGCGCGCTCTCGTGGAAGACCACGGGCTTGTGCTGTGTTTCTACGTCGACCCCGCTCGCCTGCTGCGGGCGCTGGACGCGGCCGTCGCGGCCGACCCGGCGCACAGCGACACCGCGCAGGTGCTGCAGCTCTTCCTTTCGCCGCCCAAGACGCAGCGGCTGCGCCTGGCCCCGGTAGCCGACGGCGTCGGCGAGCGCGCGTCTGCCGCGCTGTCGGCCAAGGCGTACCTCATGTACATGCTTGACCTCCGGCTGAAGGGGCGCCCCAAGGAGGCCCTGCAATACAGCCGGGGGCTTCGCGAGGGGGCCGCGATTATCCATCCGTTGCGCGACGTGTGCGACGGATGGCCGCAGTTCATCGCCGTTCAGCAAGGGGTCACCGCGATGCTCGCGGGCGACTTCACGGCCGCACTCACGAGCTTTCAGGAAGCCCAGATGCGAGCGACCATGCCCGGGCTCGAGTTTCTGCACCGCGAGGCACTCGTCAGAGCGGCACTGATCCACGCGACGTTTGGCGATCCCGGTATGGCGGCCAGCCTGGTAGGTCGCGCCGCCTCGATCCCGCGCACCGCGAGCTGGGCGGAGGCCTCGCTCGACGCGACGGTCGCGCTCGTCACGGTCATGATAGAAGAGGATCCGGTCGTTGGCATCCGTATGCTCGCCGAGCTCGACCAGTCACGCATCGGGGAGATGTGGCCGTTCTTTATCCACGCCGAGTACCGCGTTCTTGAGGCGGCAGGCGCGCACTCACGTGTCGCACGCAGGCTTGAGGAGCTCGCGCAGCTGCCGTTCGCGCGAACGGACGGGCAGGGCTACTCGGGGAGCGTGCTGAGCCTCGCCGAAGCGTCCCGCCGCATCGTCACCGGCGCGTTGCGCCAGGCCAAAGTCCCGTTGGCGCGGGCCGATCAGAGCGTCGTGCTGACGCGGGTAATGAGCGCGCTGCTCGAAGCCCAGACCGGCACTGCGCAGAAGGCCATCGCGCTTGCCAGGGAGATCAGGCAGCACACGGTGCACCTGCGCCGGATGGAGATCTGGCGAGTGTCGATCCTTTCCGGCGCCTACCTCGCGCAGGGCGACGAAGCGCGCGCTGTGAACGCGCTTCAAGAGGTCGGCCAGCTCGGGCGGCCAATCGATGAGCACGAGGCAGCGTACTTCTCGGCCGAGCTGAGGGCCCTCGGCGAACAGCACGTTCCCGGGTGGCCGGTGCTCGCGGACGTGGCGGCAACGTACATGGACCGGCTCCCGAACCAGGGAGAGCTACTCACGGGGCGGGAGCTCGAAGTGCTGCGGTTGCTCGCGCGTGGCCTGTCGCGCCAGGAGATCAGCGACACGCTTTTCGTGACGCTGAACACGCTCAAGAGTCAGCTGCGATCGGTCTACCGAAAGCTCGGAGCGTCGTCGAGGGAAGAAGCGCTGCGGAGCGCGACATCGCGGGGCCTTATCTGA
- a CDS encoding ABC transporter substrate-binding protein, producing the protein MKIRYALPALAAAAALVLTGCTNNAAEEGGGEAPEATSTIKVDDAAAALLPKELRDSGKIVIGTDAEYPPNEYKNDKGEPIGWGVDLANAVAAKLGLTPEWEILGFDSIIPRIQEGVVNLGSSSFTDTIERQKSVDFVNFLNAGSLWVAPTGSDVNPDDACGLTIAVQATTVQHTDELPRRDAECKAAGKPGIEILPFDGQPEVTNAVVNGMADAFSADLPVSGDAVAKTGGQLEAIGEVFDAAPYGFATEKGSDVTKAVQAALQSLMDDGTYLEILKGAGIESGALDKATINAGEN; encoded by the coding sequence ATGAAGATTCGCTACGCACTCCCAGCCCTTGCCGCAGCTGCGGCGCTCGTGCTCACGGGCTGCACGAACAACGCCGCTGAGGAGGGTGGAGGGGAAGCCCCCGAAGCCACGTCGACGATCAAAGTCGATGACGCTGCGGCGGCGCTCCTGCCCAAGGAGCTCCGTGATTCGGGCAAGATCGTGATCGGCACCGACGCCGAGTACCCGCCGAACGAGTACAAGAACGACAAGGGCGAACCGATTGGTTGGGGCGTCGACCTCGCCAACGCGGTCGCCGCGAAGCTCGGGCTCACCCCTGAGTGGGAGATCCTCGGCTTTGACAGCATCATCCCGCGCATCCAGGAGGGCGTCGTGAACCTCGGCTCCTCGTCGTTCACGGACACCATCGAGCGCCAGAAGTCGGTCGACTTCGTGAACTTCCTGAACGCGGGCAGCCTGTGGGTCGCCCCCACCGGGTCTGACGTGAACCCCGACGACGCATGCGGCCTCACGATCGCGGTGCAGGCAACGACGGTGCAGCACACCGACGAGTTGCCCCGCCGCGACGCAGAGTGCAAGGCCGCGGGCAAGCCCGGCATCGAGATCTTGCCATTCGACGGCCAGCCCGAGGTGACTAACGCGGTCGTCAACGGCATGGCTGACGCTTTCTCCGCAGACCTGCCCGTCTCGGGTGACGCCGTCGCAAAGACCGGCGGTCAGCTCGAAGCGATCGGCGAGGTCTTCGACGCGGCGCCCTACGGCTTCGCGACTGAGAAGGGCAGCGACGTGACGAAGGCCGTGCAGGCCGCGCTGCAGTCGCTCATGGACGATGGCACCTACCTCGAGATCCTCAAGGGCGCGGGCATCGAGTCGGGTGCGCTCGACAAGGCGACGATTAACGCAGGCGAGAACTAA
- a CDS encoding Ig-like domain-containing protein encodes MLRITKVPLRDRLGAPGVLGLLLVALLTLGSVFTAPAANAATTNVSITNAQLDKSSAGSGEKIRMSFNWAVPNGAQPGDTFTIVLPSEVRPASTAKFDLERSPGEVVAEGRWSGNTATFTLAEFVRGKQDIQGSAYFSLSWNRDNVNTVDGADYNLHFTGTSSWTLPLTLLPDGPAGTGQSNSKVGWWLSDDQGSVTPKGQLGWVVYLNSGTATPVDPTMTITDTPGAGSHIDLDSVEGYRDGQPLRKERYSVSRLGEHGISITLVGNYPGEPAIYNGENIYFRYASDLLPGENGIFTNSATITGNSDAPQQVSSEVRRDGAGGDGNGNQPPEEKAAPVAPTVAQAACTEAGSATVPTVTPADTTGITYSVGGDVTAGSTVTVTATANKGYALTAAEGWTISDDKRTATYTVELKDVACDQPVTPVAPTVTQAVCTEDGSATAPTVTVAETAGVTYSVAGDVKAGSTATITATAEEGSSLKPAEGWTVSEDKKTATFVVELKDVACDQPVAPVAPTVTQAVCTEDGSATAPTVTVAETAGVTYRIDGDVKAGSTATITATTEEGSFLKPAEGWTVSEDKKTATFVVELKDVACDQPVTPVAPTVTQALCTEDGSATAPNVTAAETAGITYTVAGDMKAGSTVTITATAEQGSFLKPAEGWTLATDGRTATIKIALDAPKCTTKTPTTTPPTNKPNAEQHTPPAANSPIAATGLASAPVFLGSAALLVLVGLMVVGARRKA; translated from the coding sequence ATGTTGAGAATCACAAAGGTACCGCTCAGGGACAGGTTAGGGGCTCCCGGAGTCCTCGGCCTGCTGCTCGTCGCGCTGCTGACCCTCGGCTCCGTTTTCACGGCGCCCGCAGCCAACGCAGCCACAACCAACGTGTCGATTACCAACGCACAGCTCGATAAGAGCTCGGCGGGCAGCGGCGAAAAGATCCGCATGTCATTCAACTGGGCGGTGCCGAACGGGGCGCAGCCAGGCGACACCTTCACCATCGTGCTTCCCTCCGAGGTTCGCCCCGCGAGCACCGCAAAGTTCGACCTTGAGCGGAGCCCGGGCGAGGTCGTCGCTGAGGGTAGGTGGAGTGGCAATACCGCTACCTTCACCCTCGCCGAGTTTGTGCGCGGCAAGCAGGACATTCAGGGAAGTGCCTACTTCTCCCTCTCGTGGAACCGCGACAACGTGAACACCGTCGACGGCGCCGACTACAACCTCCACTTCACCGGCACGAGCTCGTGGACGCTTCCGCTCACGCTGCTTCCCGACGGCCCCGCCGGCACCGGCCAGAGCAACTCGAAGGTCGGCTGGTGGCTGAGCGACGATCAGGGGTCTGTTACTCCGAAGGGCCAGCTCGGCTGGGTCGTCTACCTCAACTCGGGCACCGCGACTCCAGTCGATCCGACGATGACCATCACGGATACGCCCGGCGCGGGCTCGCACATTGACCTCGACTCGGTTGAGGGCTACCGCGACGGCCAGCCCCTTCGGAAGGAGCGCTACTCGGTCTCGCGCCTCGGCGAGCACGGCATCTCGATCACCCTTGTCGGCAACTACCCGGGCGAGCCGGCCATCTACAACGGCGAGAACATCTACTTCCGTTACGCGAGCGACCTGCTGCCAGGCGAGAACGGCATCTTCACGAACTCCGCCACCATCACTGGCAACAGCGACGCCCCGCAACAGGTATCTTCCGAGGTTCGCCGCGACGGTGCCGGCGGCGACGGTAACGGCAACCAGCCTCCGGAGGAGAAGGCCGCCCCGGTCGCTCCGACCGTAGCCCAGGCCGCCTGCACTGAGGCCGGGTCAGCTACCGTCCCAACTGTCACTCCGGCAGACACCACAGGCATCACCTACTCGGTTGGTGGCGATGTGACGGCCGGTTCAACCGTGACCGTCACCGCCACGGCGAACAAGGGCTACGCCCTCACCGCTGCCGAAGGCTGGACCATCTCGGACGACAAGAGGACCGCAACCTACACCGTGGAGCTCAAGGACGTCGCCTGCGACCAGCCCGTGACTCCCGTCGCACCGACCGTCACCCAGGCAGTCTGCACCGAAGACGGATCAGCGACCGCGCCGACCGTCACCGTCGCAGAAACCGCAGGTGTCACGTACTCGGTTGCTGGCGATGTGAAGGCCGGCTCGACCGCCACCATCACCGCAACCGCCGAAGAGGGGTCGTCCCTGAAGCCTGCCGAAGGCTGGACCGTCTCAGAGGACAAGAAGACCGCAACCTTCGTTGTGGAGCTCAAGGACGTCGCCTGCGACCAGCCCGTCGCTCCCGTCGCACCGACCGTCACCCAGGCAGTCTGCACCGAGGACGGGTCAGCGACCGCGCCGACCGTCACCGTCGCAGAAACCGCAGGTGTTACCTACAGGATTGATGGCGATGTGAAGGCCGGCTCGACCGCCACCATCACCGCAACCACCGAAGAGGGGTCGTTCCTGAAGCCCGCCGAAGGCTGGACCGTCTCAGAGGACAAGAAGACCGCAACCTTCGTTGTGGAGCTCAAGGACGTCGCCTGCGACCAGCCCGTCACCCCGGTCGCACCGACCGTCACTCAGGCTCTCTGCACCGAAGACGGGTCGGCAACCGCGCCGAACGTCACCGCCGCAGAAACCGCAGGCATCACCTACACCGTTGCTGGCGACATGAAGGCCGGCTCGACCGTCACTATCACCGCAACGGCAGAACAGGGGTCCTTCCTGAAGCCCGCCGAGGGCTGGACCCTCGCGACCGACGGACGCACCGCGACCATCAAGATCGCACTCGATGCCCCAAAGTGCACCACCAAGACCCCCACAACCACCCCACCAACGAACAAGCCGAATGCTGAACAGCACACTCCCCCCGCAGCAAACTCCCCCATTGCTGCAACCGGCTTGGCGAGCGCACCTGTCTTCCTCGGCAGCGCTGCACTTCTCGTACTCGTTGGCCTGATGGTTGTGGGCGCGCGCCGGAAGGCGTAG
- a CDS encoding glycosyltransferase, with protein MTSTPESTPIRILIGCDTFSPDVNGAARFAERLAAGLVRRGHDVHVAAPSKKHKTVGAFRETIEGEQMTVHRIASWRWYPHDWLRFVLPWRARHYVKQILDQVKPDVIHIQSHIVIGRALAHEGAKRGIRIVATNHVMPENVLDFTLLPERAKRLFVRWGWYDADRVLRRAAAITTPTRRAADFLERNTYRRSVLPVSCGLRASDYTAIVGPREHNKLVFVGRVTLEKEIDVIIRALARLDADLNATLTIVGDGDQRKALEKLVAELGLTSRVHFTGRVSDEELRGHLTDAAVFVIASIAELQSIATMEAMASGLPIVAADAMALPHLVHHGENGYLFQAGNDRELADALTKVLTADPAEYERMQHESLTAVQAHDIDRTLDTFESLYRGTPVA; from the coding sequence GTGACCAGCACTCCCGAAAGCACGCCGATCCGTATTCTGATCGGCTGTGACACCTTCTCGCCGGACGTGAATGGGGCGGCGCGCTTTGCGGAGCGCCTCGCGGCGGGACTCGTGCGCCGCGGCCACGACGTGCACGTTGCGGCCCCCTCGAAGAAGCACAAGACCGTCGGCGCGTTCCGCGAGACGATCGAGGGCGAGCAGATGACCGTGCACCGTATCGCCAGCTGGCGCTGGTACCCGCACGACTGGCTGCGGTTCGTGCTGCCCTGGCGCGCGCGTCACTACGTGAAGCAGATCCTTGACCAGGTGAAGCCCGACGTGATTCACATCCAGTCGCACATCGTGATCGGGCGGGCGCTCGCTCACGAGGGGGCGAAACGCGGAATCAGGATCGTGGCGACGAACCACGTCATGCCCGAGAACGTGCTCGACTTCACGCTGCTGCCAGAGCGTGCCAAGCGCCTCTTCGTGCGCTGGGGCTGGTACGACGCTGATCGCGTGCTGCGCCGCGCAGCAGCGATCACGACGCCGACGCGTCGCGCAGCCGACTTCCTCGAGCGCAACACCTACCGCCGCAGCGTGCTGCCGGTGAGCTGCGGCCTCAGGGCGAGCGATTACACGGCGATCGTCGGCCCGCGCGAGCACAACAAGCTCGTCTTCGTTGGTCGCGTCACGCTCGAGAAGGAGATCGACGTCATCATCAGGGCGCTCGCCCGCCTCGACGCGGACTTGAACGCGACACTGACGATCGTCGGCGACGGTGACCAGCGCAAGGCACTGGAGAAGCTCGTTGCCGAGCTTGGGCTGACTTCGCGCGTGCACTTCACCGGCCGCGTGAGCGACGAGGAGCTGCGCGGGCACCTCACGGATGCCGCGGTGTTCGTGATCGCCTCGATCGCCGAACTCCAGTCGATCGCGACGATGGAGGCGATGGCCTCCGGGCTACCCATCGTCGCGGCGGACGCGATGGCGCTGCCGCACCTCGTGCACCACGGCGAGAACGGCTACCTGTTCCAGGCGGGCAACGATCGCGAGCTCGCGGACGCGCTCACGAAGGTGCTCACGGCCGACCCGGCAGAGTACGAGCGGATGCAGCACGAATCGCTCACCGCTGTCCAGGCCCACGACATCGACCGCACGCTCGATACCTTCGAGTCCCTGTACCGGGGCACCCCAGTCGCATAG
- a CDS encoding amino acid ABC transporter permease — protein MSHPVSDAEERHAEPEAIRAIRRKHPWRVIFAVLLVLIAGVFIYDAAFNRPVFAWPEVGKYLFDTRIIGAIGYTLQLTVYSMVIAIVLGVLLAVMRQSPNPVVKAVSWVYLWIFRGTPVYVQLTFWGLVPVIYKTVSLGIPFTEAVVTFTTKDLLSYYTLAIIGLALNEAAYMAEIVRAGLLAVDKGQDEAATALGLGWWHTMTRVVLPQAMRVIIPPTGNEVISMLKTTSLVAAVPFIGELFTRQRDIAAVTYQPVPMLIVASVWYLVITSILMVGQYYLEKHFAKGIGQRPDVQRPSVATETITVVGELDTEYPTYTEADGRTSIVPPHSGTGGGGR, from the coding sequence ATGTCCCACCCCGTAAGTGATGCCGAAGAACGGCACGCTGAACCCGAAGCGATCCGAGCGATCAGGCGAAAGCACCCCTGGCGGGTCATCTTCGCAGTTCTGCTCGTACTGATCGCAGGCGTCTTTATCTACGACGCGGCGTTTAACCGGCCGGTGTTTGCATGGCCCGAGGTCGGCAAATACCTGTTCGACACCCGAATCATCGGGGCGATCGGGTACACGCTGCAGCTGACTGTGTACTCGATGGTCATCGCGATTGTGCTCGGTGTGTTGCTCGCGGTGATGCGGCAGTCGCCCAACCCGGTGGTGAAGGCCGTGTCGTGGGTGTACCTGTGGATCTTCCGCGGGACGCCCGTGTACGTGCAGCTCACGTTCTGGGGGCTCGTGCCGGTGATTTACAAGACCGTCTCGCTCGGGATCCCGTTTACCGAGGCGGTGGTGACGTTCACTACGAAGGATCTGCTGTCGTACTACACGCTCGCGATTATCGGCCTCGCGCTGAACGAGGCGGCCTATATGGCCGAGATTGTGCGTGCTGGTCTGCTCGCGGTGGATAAGGGGCAAGACGAGGCCGCAACGGCACTCGGCCTTGGCTGGTGGCACACGATGACCCGTGTCGTGCTCCCGCAGGCGATGCGCGTGATCATCCCGCCGACGGGCAATGAGGTGATCTCGATGCTGAAGACGACGTCGCTGGTCGCGGCGGTGCCGTTCATCGGCGAGCTCTTCACGCGGCAGCGCGACATTGCGGCCGTCACCTACCAGCCCGTCCCGATGCTCATTGTTGCGTCGGTCTGGTACCTCGTCATTACGTCGATTCTGATGGTCGGTCAGTACTACCTTGAGAAGCACTTCGCGAAGGGCATCGGGCAGCGGCCAGACGTGCAGCGGCCGAGCGTCGCAACCGAGACAATCACCGTTGTCGGCGAGCTCGACACGGAGTACCCGACATACACCGAGGCCGACGGGCGAACGAGCATCGTGCCCCCGCATTCGGGCACAGGGGGAGGCGGACGATGA